In Flavobacteriaceae bacterium, the following proteins share a genomic window:
- a CDS encoding BlaI/MecI/CopY family transcriptional regulator, translating to MQLSKTEEQLMQYLWKLEKAFMKDLLEVYPNPKPATTTVATLLKRMTDKGFVAYTLFGKSREYYPLVKKKDYFSKHVNGLIKNFFNDSASQFASFFTTQTDLSKEELEDLRALIDREIKKK from the coding sequence ATGCAATTATCAAAAACTGAAGAACAACTAATGCAATATTTATGGAAATTGGAAAAAGCGTTTATGAAAGATCTCTTAGAGGTCTACCCAAATCCAAAGCCAGCAACTACCACTGTAGCTACATTATTAAAACGAATGACTGATAAGGGATTTGTTGCCTATACACTCTTTGGGAAATCGCGAGAATATTACCCTTTGGTAAAGAAAAAAGATTATTTCTCAAAACATGTCAATGGACTTATAAAAAACTTTTTTAATGACAGTGCTTCACAATTCGCTTCCTTTTTTACCACTCAAACAGATTTAAGCAAAGAAGAATTAGAAGATTTAAGAGCATTAATTGATCGTGAAATTAAAAAGAAATAA
- a CDS encoding dipeptidase has protein sequence MQNIKSYIDTHKDRFLNELIELLKIPSVSADSNYKNDVLKTADAVAERLKEAGCDIVDICPTDGFPIVYGEKIIDSNLPTILVYGHYDVQPADPLELWDSAPFEPIIKQTKLHPEGAIFARGACDDKGQAYMHIKALEFMTQNNQLPCNVKFMIEGEEEVGSVNLSKYVKENQEKLANDVILISDTGMIAKDVPSITTGLRGMSYVEVEVTGPNRDLHSGLYGGAVANPINILTKMIASLHDENNHITIPGFYDKVENLTEAERAEMAKAPFSLDDYKASLNISEVYGEKGYTTNERNSIRPTLDVNGIWGGYIGEGAKTVIASKANAKISMRLVPNQNWEEITQLFQTHFEAIAPKSVTVKITPHHGGQGYVTPIDSIGYQAASKAYETTFGKKPIPQRSGGSIPIVALFEEELKSKTILMGFGLDSDAIHSPNEHFGVFNYLKGIETIPYFYKFFTELSK, from the coding sequence ATGCAAAACATTAAATCATACATCGACACTCATAAAGACAGGTTTTTAAACGAATTAATAGAGCTTTTAAAAATCCCTTCGGTTAGTGCCGATTCAAATTATAAAAACGACGTTTTAAAAACTGCTGATGCAGTAGCAGAACGTTTAAAAGAAGCTGGATGTGATATTGTAGATATTTGTCCAACCGATGGTTTCCCTATTGTGTATGGCGAAAAAATAATTGATTCAAATTTACCAACTATTCTAGTTTATGGACATTACGATGTACAACCTGCAGATCCTCTAGAATTATGGGATTCTGCACCTTTTGAACCTATTATAAAACAAACCAAATTACATCCAGAAGGCGCTATCTTTGCTCGTGGTGCTTGTGATGATAAAGGGCAGGCTTACATGCATATAAAAGCATTAGAGTTTATGACACAAAACAACCAATTACCTTGTAATGTTAAATTTATGATCGAAGGTGAAGAAGAGGTTGGTAGTGTTAATCTATCTAAATACGTAAAAGAAAATCAAGAGAAATTAGCTAATGATGTGATTTTAATTTCTGATACCGGGATGATCGCTAAAGATGTACCATCTATAACAACAGGATTACGCGGAATGAGCTATGTAGAAGTTGAAGTAACTGGACCTAATCGAGATTTACATTCAGGATTATATGGAGGTGCTGTTGCTAATCCTATTAATATTTTAACTAAAATGATTGCTTCTCTCCATGATGAAAACAATCATATAACGATTCCTGGTTTTTATGATAAAGTAGAAAATCTCACAGAAGCGGAACGTGCAGAAATGGCAAAAGCTCCTTTTTCGTTAGATGATTATAAAGCTTCTTTAAATATTTCAGAAGTTTATGGTGAAAAAGGTTATACGACAAATGAACGCAATTCTATTCGCCCTACTTTAGATGTTAATGGTATTTGGGGTGGTTATATTGGTGAAGGTGCTAAAACTGTTATAGCTAGTAAAGCAAATGCCAAAATATCAATGCGTTTAGTACCTAATCAGAACTGGGAAGAAATCACGCAATTGTTTCAAACACACTTTGAAGCTATTGCACCTAAAAGTGTGACTGTAAAAATTACACCACATCACGGAGGTCAAGGCTATGTTACTCCTATTGATAGTATAGGTTATCAAGCAGCTTCTAAAGCATATGAAACTACTTTTGGCAAAAAACCAATTCCACAACGTAGCGGAGGAAGTATTCCTATTGTTGCTTTATTTGAAGAAGAATTAAAAAGCAAAACTATTTTAATGGGTTTTGGTTTAGATAGTGATGCGATTCATTCTCCTAATGAGCATTTTGGTGTGTTTAATTATTTAAAAGGAATCGAAACCATTCCTTATTTTTACAAATTCTTTACAGAACTCTCAAAATAA
- a CDS encoding EamA/RhaT family transporter, producing MKKSHINHLLELSLATVFISTSGALGKFIEMPTPVLVWWRSALALVFLFIYCRYKKISLKLNNKKDWVTFILSALFMGAHWITYFYALKLSNVALGMLSLFTFPIMIALLEPLFIKIKFDPIHILLGVLVLFGIYILAPNFNLESSYVQGILLGLLSALCYALRTLILKQHVGNYNGTMLMLYQLLILSIVLTPVLTSMDTSGIKTQYPYVIILGLVTTAIGHTMFLHSLKYFKVSTASIISSAQPIYGIIIAFFFLGETPTWNTFFGGLLIISTVIIESIRSRKP from the coding sequence ATGAAAAAGAGCCATATTAACCATCTTTTAGAATTAAGCTTAGCAACAGTATTTATAAGTACTTCTGGCGCTTTAGGTAAATTTATTGAGATGCCAACTCCAGTATTAGTATGGTGGCGCTCTGCATTAGCATTAGTGTTTCTCTTTATTTATTGCAGGTATAAAAAGATTAGCCTCAAACTTAACAACAAAAAAGATTGGGTCACTTTTATATTAAGTGCACTCTTTATGGGAGCCCATTGGATCACTTATTTTTATGCTTTAAAGCTGTCAAATGTTGCTTTAGGGATGCTATCACTATTCACATTTCCTATAATGATTGCTCTTCTAGAACCATTATTTATAAAAATAAAATTTGACCCAATACATATATTATTAGGAGTTTTAGTATTATTTGGCATTTATATTTTAGCACCAAATTTTAATTTAGAAAGTTCATACGTTCAAGGCATTTTATTGGGATTACTCTCTGCTTTGTGCTATGCATTACGCACTTTAATTTTAAAGCAACATGTTGGTAATTATAATGGTACAATGCTAATGTTATATCAACTTCTTATTTTGAGTATTGTTTTAACTCCAGTATTAACATCAATGGATACTTCTGGTATAAAAACACAATACCCTTATGTAATTATTTTAGGTTTAGTTACAACAGCTATAGGGCATACAATGTTTTTACATAGCTTAAAATACTTTAAAGTAAGCACTGCTAGTATTATTAGCAGTGCACAACCCATTTATGGAATTATTATTGCTTTTTTCTTTTTAGGTGAAACTCCAACGTGGAATACGTTTTTTGGAGGTTTACTTATTATAAGTACAGTTATTATAGAAAGTATTAGATCCCGAAAACCTTAA